AATGGGCGAGCGCCGAGGCCACGCTCGCGGCGAGTCTGGCCGACGGCATCGCCCGGCTCGTCCGCGAGGGCGAACTGCGCGGCGGCGACCGCCTGCCCTCCGAACGCACCCTGGCCGCCACCGTCTCGGTCTCCCGAGGCACGGTCGTCAGCGCGTACGCGCGGCTGTACGAGGACGGCATCCTGGACCGCCGCCAAGGCAGCGGAACGCGCGTCGCGGGAACAGCCCCCTCGACCCCGCGACAGGCGGCCGGACGGGGCGAGGCGCTTTACGCCTCGCTCTCGTCGAACATCGACCTGCTCCGCGCCGTTCCGGCGATCTCTCCGCGCGCGATCGACATCGTCAACCGGCACCGACCGGTGCTCGACGCCACCACCGTCGAAGCGGACCCCGCCGGACTCCCCGCCCTGCGCGACCTGATCGCCCGGACGATGACCGACGACGGCACCGCGACCACCCCCGCGCAGGTCCTCGTCACGCACGGCGGCCAGCAGGCGTTGAGCCTGCTCATCGACGAACTCGTCTCCCCCGGCGACACCGTCCTCACCGAACACGTGAGCTGGCCCGGACTCACGGATGCCGTGCGCCGACGCGGCGGTCGGGTGCACGGCATCCGCCTGACCCCGGACGGGATCGACGTCGACGAACTCGAGGCGGCCATCGTCGTGCGACGGCCCGTGCTCATCGCCCTGAACCCGCACAACCACAATCCGACCGGCATCCAGACCGAGCCGGCCGTGCGCCAGCGCGTCGCCGATCTCGCCGCGGAGTACGGCATCACCCTGATCGAGGACCGCGTGCTCGCCCACCTGTCGTACGACGGAGCGACTCCCCCCTCGCTGGCGGCCCTGCGGCCCGACGCGCCGATCGTCGTCGTCGATTCGCTCTCGAAATGGGCCTGGGAGGGCCTGCGGGTGGGGTGGATGCGCGCCGACCCCGTGCTCGTGCGACGGCTGCGCGGCCTGCGGCAGACGACCGATCTGTCCACCAGCGTCCCCTCCCAGCTGCTCGCGCTCGACCTGCTCGCCGAGGCCCCCGCCCTCCGTCGAGACGCCGTCGTCGCCCACCGCGAGGCAGCCGTGAAGGCGGGCGCTCTGCTCGCCGCCCACCTGCCGGACTGGCGCTGGCGAGCACCTCGCGGCGGCTTGTGCATCTGGGCCCGGATGCCGACGGGTTCGGCCTCCGCGTTCGCCCGCCACGCTGCCGCATTCGGCGTGTCCGTGGCCGGATCGATGCAGTTCTCGTCGGACGTCGACACCGACGACCACATCCGCATCCCCATCACCTCGACGCTGCTCGAGAACGGTCTCGAGCGTCTCGGCGAAGCGTGGGACCGGTATCGCTCGTCATCGGGGGCATGATCACCGAGCGCGGTCGGGCCGGCACCACACCGTGGCGTGCGAACGGGCCGGCAGACGCCCGCGCTCCGGCGCGAAGCCGACGCCGGGAATGTCGGACCCCCTCTTTACGCTGAGGTGAGGGGCACGGCGAAAGGCGGGACGCATGCAGGGACTCGAGATCACTGTTCTGCTGGGCCTCGCGCTGCTCGCGGGCACAGTGCTGGCACCGCGCCTGCGGGTGGCGACGCCGCTCGTGCTCCTCGTCATCGGTCTGGCCCTCGGTTTCATCCCCGAGCTGCGACAGATCGAGCTGCCGCCCGAGACCGTGCTGCTGCTGTTCCTGCCGGTCATGCTCTTCCGTGAGGCGTGGACCACATCTCTTCGCTCCGTGCGCCGGTCGTTGCGTTACATCGTCCCGATGAGCACGCTCCTGGTGGTGGCCTCCGCCTTCGCCGTCGCGGGCGTCGCCACGTGGATGGGGGTGCCGTGGGAGGCGGCGCTCGTCCTGGGCGCGGCGGTCGCTCCGCCCGACGCCACGGCGGTCGCCGCCCTCGGCCGCCTGCTGCCGGCGCGCACGTTCATGAAGCTGAAGGCCGAGAGCCTCACCAACGACGGCACCGCCCTGGTGCTCTACGCCATCGCCGTCGCCCTGCTCCTCGGCGAACAGATCACGCCGTGGCAGATCACCGGCATGGTGCTGATCTCGTACCTCGGGGGTGCGGCGGCCGGGATCGCGGTATCGGCGCTGGCGTTCTTCGCCCTGCGCCGCATGGAGTCCACGCTCACGATCAACCTCACGCTGCTGCTGGTGCCTTTCGTGGCGTTCCTTGTCGCCGAGCTCATGGAGGCATCGGGGGTCCTCGCCGTCGTGTTCGCCGGTCTCATCGTCGCCTGGGTATCGCCCCGCATTACCACCGCCATCTCCCGGCGGGCGGCGGATGCCACGTGGCCCTTCGGCGTCTACCTGCTGAACGGGGCGCTCTTCGTGCTCATCGGGCTCGAGGTGCAGCTGGTCGCACACGAGATCTCACCCTCCGAGATCGGCACCCTGCTGCTCATCACGGTCGCCGCGTGGCTGGCGCTGTTCGTGGTGCGCTACCTGTTCCAGTGGCTGTTCTCGCCGTTCTCGAGGCCTCCCGCGGGGTCGACGCGGTCGCTTCGGCACCGGTCGCGGGTGGTGAGCACGGTCGCGGGCTTCCGCGGAGCCGTGTCGCTCGCGATCGCGCTCTCGGTGCCCCTCACCACCGCCGACGGGGCACCCGTCGCCGGACGCGAGGCCATCGTGTTCGTGACCGCGGGCGTGATCGTGCTGACCCTGCTCGTCCAAGGTCCCCTGCTCCCGGCCGTCATCCGCTGGGCCAAGCTGCCGAACGACGACGCCGCGATCGAGGAGTACGAACTGGCCCAGAGGGCGATCTCGGGAGCAGCGCTGGCCGCCCTCGACGAGCTGGCCATCGAGCACGGGATCAGCGATCGGGTGCGCGACCGTGCGCGACGGGAAGGCTACGAACGCCTCGAGCTGGCGAACGCGCGAGCCGTCGCCCGTGAGCGCGCCGCCGAGGAGCGCAACCTCGCCGAGCTCGACGCCCCGCTCGACGACACGACCGCGACGATGGGCCCGGTGCCCCCGGGAGCGGACGACGACGAGGAGCGGTCGCGAGGCCCGGTCTCCGACGGGGGCGCGGGGACTGATCGGCGATCGAACGTGCGCGACGGGTCGGAATCCCGCGCGGCCGAGGGGCCGCTCCGCACGGGCCCGCTCGAGATGATCGCCGTCAGCGACGACATCGACCTCACCCAGCGTTCCCCGCTGCTGCGCCACAAAGAGGCCCAGCGTCTGCGCCTGGCGGTGCTCGATCGCAAGCGCGAGGTGCTGCTGCGCCTTCGCCGCGAGGGCACGATCGACGACCTCGTCGCGAGGAAGATCCTGGCCGGCCTCGACCTGGAGGAGATCCGCGCCCGCGGAGGCGACAAGACGGAGGAGTGAGCGGGAAGGCCCGGGCGTGAGGGGATGCCGCCGGCCCCGCTCCGCGCGCGCGTGAGGGGTCAAGAAGTGTCGCTTCCGGCGGTTCTGGGCGACACATCCTGACCCCTCATGCGGCGAAGGGGACGCCGCCGCCCCGCTCCGCGCCCGCGGAGGCGACAAGACGGAGGAGTGAGCGGGAAGGCCCGGGCGTGAGGGGATGCCGCCGGCCCCGCTCCGCGCGCGTGAGGGGTCAAGAAGTGTCGCTTCCGGCGCTTCTGGGCGACAAAAAGTGACCCCTCACGCGGGAAAGGGGACGCCGCCGCCCCGCTCCGCACGCGCGAGGAGTCAAGAAGTGTCGCTTCCGGCGGTTCTGGGCGACAAAAAGTGACCCCTCACGCGGGAAAGGGACGCCGCCGCCCCGCTCCGCACGCGCGAGGAGTCAAGAAGTGTCGCCTCCGGCGCTTCTGAGCGACACATCCTGACCCCTCGCGCCGCGAAGGGGATGGCCCAGCTCCGCGCGCGTGAGGGGTCAAGAAGTGTCGCTTCCGGCGGTTCTGGGCGACAAAAAGTGACCCCTCACGCGGGAAAGGGGACGCCGCCGCCCCGCTCCGCGCGCGTGAGGGGTCAAGAAGTGTCGCTTCCGGCGGTTCTGGGCGACAAAAAGTGACCCCTCGCGCGGGGGGCGGCAGAAGGCAGAGGGATGCCGCTTGAAGGCGCGGCGTCGCGCGGCCCGCCGACACGCACGGCGGGCCGCCGCGCCGCATCCGCCGACGCGCGGCCAGCCCTCGCTCGACGGCTCGCCCGGTGCCACACCCCCGTGCGGCGAGATGCGCGGCGAGCCGCCGTACGACCGCCCGGCCCCGTTACGCCCACCCCCGACCCGCCGCTACGCCCGCGCCCGACCCGCCGCTACGCCCGCGAATGCGCCGATGCGCGCTGCACCTGATCGAGCGTCGGCGTCACGCCGGTGTACCGCGCGAACTGGCCCGCGGCCTGGAGGGCGATGACCTCGGCGCCCGTGATCACGCTCTTCCCCGCGTTTCGCGCGGCGCGAATGAGCGGCGTCTCCGCCGGGAAGGCGACGACGTCGAAGACGGTGTCCGCCGCGGCGATGTGCGCGGGCGAGAACGCCAGGGCGTCGGCATCCGGTCCGTCCATGCCGAGCGGAGTGACGTTGACGATGATGCGGGCGCCAGGCTCCGGGTCGTCGGCGACCCATCGGGCGTCATACGTGTGAGCAAGCGCCGGGCCCGCGTCGGCGTTGCGGGCGAGAACGGTGATGTCTCTGAACCCCGCGCCGTGGAAGGCCGCGACGACGGCCTTGGCCATGCCGCCCGATCCGCGGACCAGCACGGATGCCGCCGGGTCGAGCCCGTGGCTCGCGATGAGGTCGGCAATGGCCTCGTAGTCCGTGTTCGACGCGGTGAGCACTCCGTCATCGTTGACGATGGTGTTGATCGAGCCGATGGCCGCGGCCGAGGGCTCGATGCGATCGACGAGGGGGATCACGGCCTCCTTGAACGGCATCGACACCGAACACCCCCGGATGCCGAGTGCACGCACGCCCGCGATCGCCGCGGTGATGTCGCTGGTCGTGAACGCCTTGTAAACGAAGTCGATGCCGAGCTCGGCGTAGAGGAAGTTGTGGAACCGCGTTCCGATGTTGGACGGACGGCCCGACAGCGAGATGCAGAGGGTGGTGTCTTTGCTGAGCTCGGGCATGGGTCTCGTCTCGTCTCGTCTCGTGGGCGGATCTCTCATGCTACGGCGGGGGCATGCGGGACTCGGATGCAGGCAGCCCGCTACGCCCCCGCAGCGCGCGCCGAGCCCGACGCAGACCGCACGCGTACAGAACGCGACGCACGAGCACAGACCGCGACGCACGCGCACAGACCGCGACACAGACCGCGCAGCGCGCGCCGAGCCCGACGCAGACCGCACGCGCACAGACCGCGACACTGACCGCACAGCACGCCGCACACCGCGCACCGCCACCCACGACGAAGGGCCGGAGCCTTGCGGCATCCGACCCTGTTGGGGAGACCTCGCGCGGAGGTCCGGACGACTACGCGCCGCCGTTGATGACCGACAGGTACGACCCGAAGGGTCGCTCGGTCTCGATGGCGGCGAAGTCGTCGGCGATGCCCTGGGGCGCGTTCTCGTTCGTCATGGGACGAGTGTGCCCGAGACGGCCGGCGCGAGCGGGACGCTTGACACCGCCTAATCTCTCGCCTAACTAACTACTTCGCTCTCTAGGCTTTCGATGCGCTGCTCGAGGTAGGCGATGTACTCGGCCATGTACGAGAGCTTCGCCTCGAGGCGGTCCAGGCGGGGACTGATGTGACCCTGGTTGAAGCTGAAGGGCACCTTGAGCGGGTTGTCGGAGTCGATCTTGGCGATCACCGCGCGCAACCGGTTCGTCTCTCCGGGGACGTTGGTCATGGCGGTCAGCGTACGCTCGCGGTTCACTCGGGCACAGGCGTTGACGGCGCGAGCACGATGATGCCCGCACCCACCAGAGCGACGGCCGACCCGAGGTAATCCCACATCGTGGGCCGGAAGCCGTCGACCACGATGCCCCACGCCAGCGACCCGGCGACGAACACTCCCCCGTAGGCCGCGAGCACGCGCCCGAAATGCGCGTCGGGCTGCAGTGCCGCCACGAACCCGTAGGCCCCCAGAGCCAGGATGCCGAGCAAGGCGAGCCACCACCCGCGGTTCTCGCGCACCGCCTGCCAGATGAGCCACGCTCCGCCGATCTCG
The DNA window shown above is from Microbacterium proteolyticum and carries:
- a CDS encoding shikimate 5-dehydrogenase; translated protein: MPELSKDTTLCISLSGRPSNIGTRFHNFLYAELGIDFVYKAFTTSDITAAIAGVRALGIRGCSVSMPFKEAVIPLVDRIEPSAAAIGSINTIVNDDGVLTASNTDYEAIADLIASHGLDPAASVLVRGSGGMAKAVVAAFHGAGFRDITVLARNADAGPALAHTYDARWVADDPEPGARIIVNVTPLGMDGPDADALAFSPAHIAAADTVFDVVAFPAETPLIRAARNAGKSVITGAEVIALQAAGQFARYTGVTPTLDQVQRASAHSRA
- a CDS encoding aminotransferase-like domain-containing protein, whose translation is MTLVDRATSALVDHRTAVVSAARLAERLGKWASAEATLAASLADGIARLVREGELRGGDRLPSERTLAATVSVSRGTVVSAYARLYEDGILDRRQGSGTRVAGTAPSTPRQAAGRGEALYASLSSNIDLLRAVPAISPRAIDIVNRHRPVLDATTVEADPAGLPALRDLIARTMTDDGTATTPAQVLVTHGGQQALSLLIDELVSPGDTVLTEHVSWPGLTDAVRRRGGRVHGIRLTPDGIDVDELEAAIVVRRPVLIALNPHNHNPTGIQTEPAVRQRVADLAAEYGITLIEDRVLAHLSYDGATPPSLAALRPDAPIVVVDSLSKWAWEGLRVGWMRADPVLVRRLRGLRQTTDLSTSVPSQLLALDLLAEAPALRRDAVVAHREAAVKAGALLAAHLPDWRWRAPRGGLCIWARMPTGSASAFARHAAAFGVSVAGSMQFSSDVDTDDHIRIPITSTLLENGLERLGEAWDRYRSSSGA
- a CDS encoding YnfA family protein is translated as MTTARIVILFALAAVAEIGGAWLIWQAVRENRGWWLALLGILALGAYGFVAALQPDAHFGRVLAAYGGVFVAGSLAWGIVVDGFRPTMWDYLGSAVALVGAGIIVLAPSTPVPE
- a CDS encoding Na+/H+ antiporter, with translation MQGLEITVLLGLALLAGTVLAPRLRVATPLVLLVIGLALGFIPELRQIELPPETVLLLFLPVMLFREAWTTSLRSVRRSLRYIVPMSTLLVVASAFAVAGVATWMGVPWEAALVLGAAVAPPDATAVAALGRLLPARTFMKLKAESLTNDGTALVLYAIAVALLLGEQITPWQITGMVLISYLGGAAAGIAVSALAFFALRRMESTLTINLTLLLVPFVAFLVAELMEASGVLAVVFAGLIVAWVSPRITTAISRRAADATWPFGVYLLNGALFVLIGLEVQLVAHEISPSEIGTLLLITVAAWLALFVVRYLFQWLFSPFSRPPAGSTRSLRHRSRVVSTVAGFRGAVSLAIALSVPLTTADGAPVAGREAIVFVTAGVIVLTLLVQGPLLPAVIRWAKLPNDDAAIEEYELAQRAISGAALAALDELAIEHGISDRVRDRARREGYERLELANARAVARERAAEERNLAELDAPLDDTTATMGPVPPGADDDEERSRGPVSDGGAGTDRRSNVRDGSESRAAEGPLRTGPLEMIAVSDDIDLTQRSPLLRHKEAQRLRLAVLDRKREVLLRLRREGTIDDLVARKILAGLDLEEIRARGGDKTEE